The Denitrificimonas caeni genome has a segment encoding these proteins:
- a CDS encoding quaternary ammonium compound efflux SMR transporter QacE delta 1 gives MKGWLFLVIAIVGEVIATSALKSSEGFTKLAPSAVVIIGYGIAFYFLSLVLKSIPVGVAYAVWSGLGVVIITAIAWLLHGQKLDAWGFVGMGLIIAAFLLARSPSWKSLRRPTPW, from the coding sequence ATGAAAGGCTGGCTTTTTCTTGTTATCGCAATAGTTGGCGAAGTAATCGCAACATCCGCATTAAAATCTAGCGAGGGCTTTACTAAGCTTGCCCCTTCCGCCGTTGTCATAATCGGTTATGGCATCGCATTTTATTTTCTTTCTCTGGTTCTGAAATCCATCCCTGTCGGTGTTGCTTATGCAGTCTGGTCGGGACTCGGCGTCGTCATAATTACAGCCATTGCCTGGTTGCTTCATGGGCAAAAGCTTGATGCGTGGGGCTTTGTAGGTATGGGGCTCATAATTGCTGCCTTTTTGCTCGCCCGATCCCCATCGTGGAAGTCGCTGCGGAGGCCGACGCCATGGTGA
- a CDS encoding GmrSD restriction endonuclease domain-containing protein, which translates to MNFTDRIRPTDKGITTYLDELENLDYQIPTFQRDVVWEKENVKKLWDSIYKFYPLGSILVWKTDIKLQNHRKIGGHIISEGTFNRSEYQYILDGQQRTTSLLTSLYGGAIEGKDGFDPSIYIDLSIEGETETDDESYKKRFLYWEEIDDKNGVFLRNTGRQKKFNAGIIVKLIDIKNNFGSVERSLVESEFGDYKDYDHPIREQLRRLKQVLDNYRLSFIELKGIQVAEVCQIFERINQAGKPLDIFDIVVAKTFRPKSENKAGFYLREYIDNFRKLNNSNFMQISDFDYLQIIAILIRENIEKSGIWNITPRYLNDIKNEQIEEIWEPAKKAINKTFDFFENTLNIKGPQLIPYRYFYLTIASYFFKNSSPDYGLLKKYFWFHSFHNDDLLSNTSDVNLHIEFLNAQKQSGKSEFPRFLIDRDTLRNSSYSSKGRLSRAILSLYVSKQPKDWKYTDRNVIVDNFFFSTDKPNLHHIFPTNYISQNPGSNELNHNSLMNIAYLTQITNLEISDKNPLNYIQEYDSNSEFENVINNHFLPSELLEWSRQENMPPDALDQFIEKRVDLIIEELKRVLAGVNIEIIDTKQKS; encoded by the coding sequence ATGAACTTCACAGATAGGATTCGCCCCACAGACAAAGGCATCACAACTTATTTGGATGAGTTGGAAAACCTTGATTACCAAATCCCAACATTTCAGAGGGATGTCGTGTGGGAAAAGGAAAATGTAAAGAAATTATGGGATAGCATTTACAAGTTTTACCCACTCGGAAGTATCTTGGTGTGGAAAACCGATATAAAACTTCAAAACCATAGAAAGATTGGTGGCCATATCATATCAGAAGGGACATTCAACCGAAGTGAATACCAATATATTTTAGATGGACAGCAGCGTACAACTTCGCTGCTGACATCTTTGTATGGGGGGGCAATTGAAGGAAAAGATGGATTTGATCCATCAATATACATTGATCTGTCGATTGAAGGTGAAACGGAAACAGACGATGAAAGTTACAAAAAGAGATTTTTATACTGGGAGGAGATAGATGATAAAAACGGGGTTTTCTTAAGAAACACTGGAAGGCAAAAGAAATTCAACGCTGGCATCATCGTAAAACTCATCGACATTAAAAACAATTTTGGATCCGTAGAACGTTCTTTGGTGGAAAGTGAGTTTGGCGATTACAAAGACTACGACCACCCAATACGTGAACAACTAAGAAGGCTCAAGCAAGTTCTTGATAACTACAGGCTTTCATTTATCGAGTTAAAAGGGATTCAAGTAGCGGAAGTTTGCCAGATTTTTGAGCGAATAAACCAGGCAGGTAAGCCACTTGATATATTTGATATTGTTGTAGCAAAAACATTTAGGCCCAAATCTGAAAACAAAGCCGGATTCTACTTGAGGGAATACATTGATAATTTCCGCAAGTTGAATAATAGCAATTTTATGCAGATCAGCGATTTTGATTATTTGCAAATCATTGCTATTTTGATCCGTGAAAACATTGAAAAATCGGGAATATGGAATATCACGCCACGTTACCTCAATGATATAAAAAATGAGCAAATTGAGGAAATTTGGGAGCCAGCAAAGAAAGCAATAAATAAAACTTTTGATTTCTTTGAAAACACATTAAACATTAAGGGCCCTCAGCTTATCCCGTACAGATATTTCTATCTAACAATTGCCTCCTATTTTTTCAAGAACTCAAGCCCGGATTATGGGTTACTTAAAAAATACTTCTGGTTTCATAGCTTTCACAATGATGACCTTCTGAGCAATACCAGCGACGTCAATTTACATATTGAGTTTCTTAATGCACAAAAGCAAAGTGGTAAAAGTGAGTTTCCAAGGTTTTTGATTGACAGAGATACCTTAAGAAATTCGTCGTATAGTTCAAAAGGTAGATTGTCCAGAGCAATACTTTCTTTGTATGTCAGCAAACAACCAAAAGACTGGAAGTACACCGACAGAAATGTGATTGTTGATAATTTCTTCTTTTCTACTGACAAGCCAAATTTGCACCATATATTTCCAACAAACTATATTTCACAGAATCCCGGTTCAAATGAGCTGAATCATAACAGTCTAATGAATATCGCGTATCTCACACAAATAACTAACTTAGAAATTAGTGATAAGAATCCGCTCAATTACATTCAAGAATATGATTCAAACTCTGAGTTCGAGAACGTTATCAATAATCACTTTTTGCCAAGTGAGCTTTTGGAATGGTCAAGGCAGGAGAATATGCCACCTGATGCGCTGGATCAATTTATAGAAAAACGTGTCGATTTGATTATAGAAGAGTTAAAGAGGGTCTTAGCCGGGGTCAATATTGAAATTATCGACACAAAGCAAAAGAGCTAA
- the metE gene encoding 5-methyltetrahydropteroyltriglutamate--homocysteine S-methyltransferase, which produces MAVAHNLGFPRIGGDRELKKAVEAYWKGDITEDNLRQVGRELRAKHWQLQKDAGIDLVPVGDFAWYDQVLTHSLTFGVVPERFATAGEKPTLDTLFAMARGVVESSCCGGAHAQEMTKWFDTNYHYLVPELTADLEFALSWEQLFEEVDEALALGHKVKPVVIGPLTWLWLGKVKGEEFNKLDLLEKLLPIYGQIFQRLAAQGVEWVQIDEPILSLDLPQDWKNAFERAYNLLQAEPVKKLIATYFSGLEDNLGLAAGLPVDGLHLDLVRAPEQYPTILDRLPAYKILSLGVVNGRNVWRCDLEKVLATLKHAHERLGDRLWVAPSCSLLHSPVDLAREEQLDEELQSWLAFAVQKTEEVAILAQALNNPDCAKVQAALAQSRTVQESRANSPRIHKPQVQARLAAVTAADSQRTSVFAERIKLQRERLDLPLFPTTTIGSFPQTKEIRAARLAYRQGKLSEVDYQQAMQAEIQHAVKVQEELGLDVLVHGETERNDMVEYFAEQLDGYLFTRFGWVQSYGTRCVKPAVIYGDITRPQAMTVEWIAYAQQQTDKVLKGMLTGPVTMLMWSFPREDLSREQQARQLALAIRDEVVDLEAAGIKIIQIDEAAFREGLPLRRAEWQAYLDWATESFRLTASGVCDETQIHTHMCYSEFNDVIDSIAAMDADVITIETSRSQMELLDAFETFHYPNDIGPGVYDIHSPRVPDSEEMANLLRKAAKRIAVEQLWVNPDCGLKTRGWPEAKAALEHMVAAAKQLRKEYAKAV; this is translated from the coding sequence GTGGCCGTAGCACATAACTTAGGTTTCCCCCGCATTGGTGGTGACCGTGAACTGAAGAAAGCCGTTGAAGCCTACTGGAAAGGCGACATCACTGAAGACAACTTGCGCCAAGTGGGTCGTGAGTTGCGGGCCAAACACTGGCAGCTACAAAAAGACGCTGGCATTGATTTAGTACCTGTGGGTGATTTTGCTTGGTATGACCAAGTATTGACCCACTCATTAACCTTTGGTGTGGTGCCAGAGCGTTTTGCTACGGCCGGTGAGAAGCCCACGTTAGATACGTTGTTTGCTATGGCCCGTGGTGTGGTAGAAAGCAGCTGCTGTGGTGGTGCCCATGCGCAGGAAATGACCAAGTGGTTTGATACCAACTACCACTACCTGGTTCCTGAGCTGACTGCTGATTTAGAGTTCGCATTGAGCTGGGAGCAACTGTTTGAAGAGGTTGATGAAGCGCTGGCGCTAGGTCATAAGGTGAAACCTGTGGTCATCGGTCCTTTGACTTGGTTGTGGCTGGGTAAAGTTAAAGGTGAAGAGTTTAATAAGCTGGATTTACTCGAAAAACTGCTGCCTATTTATGGTCAGATATTCCAACGATTAGCCGCGCAAGGTGTGGAGTGGGTGCAGATTGATGAGCCGATTTTAAGTCTCGACCTGCCGCAAGACTGGAAAAATGCCTTTGAGCGCGCCTATAACTTGCTGCAAGCCGAGCCGGTTAAAAAGCTGATTGCGACCTATTTCTCAGGCCTTGAAGATAATCTAGGCTTGGCCGCTGGTTTGCCGGTAGATGGTTTACACCTCGACTTGGTCCGTGCGCCAGAGCAATACCCCACCATTCTCGACCGTCTGCCTGCGTACAAAATCTTATCGCTGGGTGTGGTCAATGGCCGCAACGTGTGGCGCTGTGATTTAGAAAAAGTGTTAGCCACCCTTAAACATGCCCATGAACGTTTAGGTGACCGATTATGGGTCGCGCCATCCTGCTCACTGTTGCACAGCCCCGTGGATTTAGCCCGTGAAGAGCAGCTCGATGAAGAGTTGCAAAGCTGGCTCGCCTTTGCCGTACAGAAAACCGAAGAAGTGGCCATTTTAGCGCAAGCGCTGAACAACCCAGACTGCGCCAAAGTGCAGGCCGCGCTGGCGCAGAGCCGTACAGTACAAGAAAGCCGTGCTAACTCGCCGCGCATTCACAAGCCGCAAGTGCAAGCGCGTCTGGCCGCAGTCACGGCAGCCGATAGTCAGCGCACCTCTGTGTTTGCCGAGCGAATTAAACTGCAGCGCGAGCGTTTGGATTTACCGCTGTTTCCAACCACTACCATTGGTTCGTTCCCGCAGACCAAAGAAATCCGTGCCGCACGTTTAGCCTATCGTCAAGGCAAGCTCAGCGAAGTGGATTACCAACAAGCCATGCAGGCAGAAATCCAGCACGCGGTTAAAGTGCAGGAAGAGTTAGGCTTAGATGTGCTTGTACACGGAGAAACTGAGCGTAACGACATGGTGGAATACTTTGCCGAGCAGCTGGACGGCTACCTGTTTACCCGTTTTGGTTGGGTGCAAAGCTATGGCACGCGCTGCGTAAAACCGGCGGTGATTTACGGCGACATTACCCGCCCGCAAGCCATGACTGTGGAGTGGATCGCCTACGCCCAGCAGCAGACAGACAAGGTGCTTAAAGGCATGCTGACCGGCCCGGTGACCATGCTGATGTGGTCGTTTCCGCGCGAAGATCTGTCCCGTGAACAGCAGGCACGGCAACTGGCGCTGGCGATTCGCGATGAAGTGGTGGATTTGGAAGCGGCGGGTATTAAAATTATTCAGATTGACGAAGCCGCCTTCCGTGAGGGATTACCGCTGCGCCGCGCTGAATGGCAAGCCTATCTGGATTGGGCCACTGAGTCTTTTCGCCTCACTGCCAGCGGTGTGTGTGATGAAACCCAGATTCACACTCACATGTGCTACAGCGAATTTAACGACGTGATTGATTCCATAGCTGCCATGGATGCCGACGTCATCACTATTGAAACTTCGCGCTCGCAAATGGAGCTGCTGGACGCTTTCGAGACTTTCCATTACCCCAATGACATTGGCCCGGGTGTGTATGACATTCACTCGCCACGGGTGCCAGACAGCGAAGAAATGGCCAACTTGCTACGCAAAGCAGCCAAACGTATTGCCGTTGAGCAACTCTGGGTCAACCCCGATTGCGGCCTGAAAACCCGCGGCTGGCCAGAAGCCAAAGCAGCGCTGGAGCACATGGTTGCGGCGGCAAAGCAGTTACGTAAGGAATATGCCAAGGCGGTATAA
- the sul1 gene encoding sulfonamide-resistant dihydropteroate synthase Sul1 produces MVTVFGILNLTEDSFFDESRRLDPAGAVTAAIEMLRVGSDVVDVGPAASHPDARPVSPADEIRRIAPLLDALSDQMHRVSIDSFQPETQRYALKRGVGYLNDIQGFPDPALYPDIAEADCRLVVMHSAQRDGIATRTGHLRPEDALDEIVRFFEARVSALRRSGVAADRLILDPGMGFFLSPAPETSLHVLSNLQKLKSALGLPLLVSVSRKSFLGATVGLPVKDLGPASLAAELHAIGNGADYVRTHAPGDLRSAITFSETLAKFRSRDARDRGLDHA; encoded by the coding sequence ATGGTGACGGTGTTCGGCATTCTGAATCTCACCGAGGACTCCTTCTTCGATGAGAGCCGGCGGCTAGACCCCGCCGGCGCTGTCACCGCGGCGATCGAAATGCTGCGAGTCGGATCAGACGTCGTGGATGTCGGACCGGCCGCCAGCCATCCGGACGCGAGGCCTGTATCGCCGGCCGATGAGATCAGACGTATTGCGCCGCTCTTAGACGCCCTGTCCGATCAGATGCACCGTGTTTCAATCGACAGCTTCCAACCGGAAACCCAGCGCTATGCGCTCAAGCGCGGCGTGGGCTACCTGAACGATATCCAAGGATTTCCTGACCCTGCGCTCTATCCCGATATTGCTGAGGCGGACTGCAGGCTGGTGGTTATGCACTCAGCGCAGCGGGATGGCATCGCCACCCGCACCGGTCACCTTCGACCCGAAGACGCGCTCGACGAGATTGTGCGGTTCTTCGAGGCGCGGGTTTCCGCCTTGCGACGGAGCGGGGTCGCTGCCGACCGGCTCATCCTCGATCCGGGGATGGGATTTTTCTTGAGCCCCGCACCGGAAACATCGCTGCACGTGCTGTCGAACCTTCAAAAGCTGAAGTCGGCGTTGGGGCTTCCGCTATTGGTCTCGGTGTCGCGGAAATCCTTCTTGGGCGCCACCGTTGGCCTTCCTGTAAAGGATCTGGGTCCAGCGAGCCTTGCGGCGGAACTTCACGCGATCGGCAATGGCGCTGACTACGTCCGCACCCACGCGCCTGGAGATCTGCGAAGCGCAATCACCTTCTCGGAAACCCTCGCGAAATTTCGCAGTCGCGACGCCAGAGACCGAGGGTTAGATCATGCCTAG
- the ltrA gene encoding group II intron reverse transcriptase/maturase, which produces MAPVKQLSLPLESAEGESEMGNPVEPKSTFCSSLIGRVVDRNNLLRALKQVRRNKGAPGIDGMNVDDLLDHLKQHWPQIRQQLIDGHYKPKPVRRVEIPKPDGRKRKLGIPTVLDRFIQQAIAQVLQEEWDADFHDQSYGFRPNRNAHQAMRYAQNTVRQGYSWTVDCDLEAFFDGVNHDLLMEQLKAKHQDRQLLRLINRYLKAGIQINGVTQTSTEGVPQGGPLSPVLSNIVLNQLDWELERREHRFARYADDFVVFVKSREAGERVMKSLQRYIGDSLRLKVNTQKSAVDRPWKRTFLGFTFSQRDQRIKVADKSLLKLKATVKLLSRRTRGHSLKHIIAELRKSLLGWKAYFDIAEVLSPLRDVDKWIRRRLRSYIWKQWGRKGYRMLRRLGVDRWLAWNTAKSAHGPWRLSASPALYRALPNRYFKNLGLPELTAR; this is translated from the coding sequence ATGGCACCTGTTAAGCAGTTATCACTGCCTCTGGAAAGTGCAGAGGGTGAATCAGAAATGGGAAACCCAGTTGAACCAAAATCCACCTTTTGTTCATCATTGATTGGCCGTGTAGTAGATAGGAATAATCTACTGCGCGCGTTGAAACAAGTTCGCCGCAATAAAGGTGCTCCGGGCATCGACGGCATGAATGTTGATGACCTCCTTGATCATCTTAAGCAACACTGGCCGCAGATTCGGCAACAACTCATCGACGGGCACTACAAGCCCAAGCCGGTTAGACGTGTTGAAATTCCAAAGCCAGATGGTCGCAAGCGCAAGCTGGGCATCCCGACTGTATTGGATCGATTTATACAGCAGGCCATTGCTCAGGTGTTGCAAGAAGAGTGGGATGCTGATTTCCATGATCAGAGTTATGGTTTTCGACCCAATAGAAATGCACACCAAGCCATGCGCTACGCACAAAACACAGTACGGCAGGGCTATAGCTGGACTGTTGATTGTGACTTGGAAGCTTTCTTTGATGGTGTAAACCATGACTTGCTTATGGAACAGCTCAAAGCAAAACACCAAGACCGACAATTGCTTAGGCTGATCAACCGCTATCTAAAAGCGGGAATCCAGATAAATGGCGTAACACAAACCAGTACCGAAGGCGTGCCACAGGGTGGGCCGTTGTCACCGGTACTCTCGAACATTGTGTTGAACCAGTTGGACTGGGAGCTAGAACGTCGGGAGCACCGTTTCGCTCGCTATGCTGATGATTTTGTTGTGTTTGTTAAAAGTCGAGAAGCGGGTGAGCGCGTGATGAAAAGTCTGCAGCGCTATATTGGCGACTCGCTACGGCTCAAAGTGAATACCCAAAAGAGTGCAGTAGATCGGCCATGGAAACGAACCTTTCTTGGCTTTACGTTCAGTCAACGAGACCAGAGAATCAAGGTGGCAGATAAATCGCTACTGAAGCTCAAAGCTACGGTTAAATTGCTGAGCCGTCGAACAAGAGGCCATTCACTCAAACACATTATCGCAGAGCTAAGAAAGTCCCTGCTTGGTTGGAAAGCGTACTTCGACATAGCTGAAGTGCTGAGCCCTCTGCGTGATGTGGATAAATGGATTCGACGACGATTGCGTAGTTATATTTGGAAGCAATGGGGGCGCAAAGGCTATCGGATGCTTAGGCGCTTGGGTGTTGATCGATGGCTGGCATGGAATACTGCTAAGTCGGCTCATGGCCCGTGGCGATTAAGCGCAAGTCCTGCCCTTTACCGAGCGCTACCAAACAGATACTTTAAGAACTTGGGGCTGCCAGAACTGACGGCAAGATGA
- the metR gene encoding transcriptional regulator MetR — protein sequence MLDIRHLKTLAALRDAGSLVDAAERLHLTQSALSHQFKEMEERLEMPLFVRKTKPVRFTSAGLRLLRLADEVLPLMRSAARDIARLQGGSAGRLHMAIECHSCFQWLMPTIDQFRDAWPEVELDLASGFAFAPLPALARGDLDLVVTSDPIELTGISYIPLFAYEALLAVAKQHPLAQKAYVEPEDLREETLIIYPVEHDRLDIFNHFLEPADVEPAQVRTSELTVMMMQLVASGRGVCCLPNWAMHEYSSKGYVSARRLGEEGLFSTLYAAVRTDMLDAAFMRDFLLTAKDTSFTTLAGVSAVKES from the coding sequence ATGCTGGATATTCGTCATTTAAAAACATTGGCCGCACTGCGTGATGCAGGTAGCTTAGTCGATGCCGCAGAACGCCTGCACCTTACCCAGTCCGCCCTGTCCCATCAGTTTAAGGAAATGGAAGAGCGCTTGGAGATGCCGTTATTTGTGCGCAAAACTAAACCAGTGCGCTTTACCAGTGCTGGCTTGCGTTTACTCCGACTGGCTGATGAGGTCTTACCGCTGATGCGCAGTGCCGCTCGCGATATCGCCCGCCTGCAAGGTGGCTCGGCTGGACGCTTACATATGGCGATTGAATGTCACAGCTGTTTTCAGTGGCTGATGCCCACCATTGACCAGTTTCGTGATGCTTGGCCCGAGGTGGAATTGGATTTAGCCTCTGGCTTTGCCTTTGCACCGCTGCCAGCCTTGGCCCGTGGCGATCTGGATTTGGTGGTCACCTCTGACCCCATTGAGTTAACAGGTATCAGCTATATTCCCTTGTTTGCTTATGAAGCCTTATTAGCCGTGGCCAAGCAGCATCCGCTCGCACAAAAAGCCTATGTAGAACCTGAAGACTTACGCGAGGAAACTCTGATTATCTATCCGGTTGAGCATGACCGTTTAGATATTTTTAATCACTTTTTAGAACCAGCCGATGTGGAGCCAGCACAGGTGCGTACCTCAGAGCTAACGGTCATGATGATGCAATTGGTTGCCAGTGGCCGCGGTGTGTGCTGTTTGCCGAATTGGGCCATGCATGAGTACAGCTCCAAAGGCTATGTCAGCGCACGCCGTTTAGGTGAGGAAGGTTTGTTTTCCACTTTATATGCAGCGGTACGCACCGATATGCTTGATGCCGCGTTTATGCGCGACTTTTTGCTCACTGCCAAAGACACATCCTTTACCACGCTGGCCGGTGTCAGTGCAGTTAAAGAATCTTAA
- a CDS encoding DUF6602 domain-containing protein: MAVKNQYQDLLRSKIVSAISQAKAAAGFSHQGVKGTVLELLISQLFQPLLPADVGVGTGQIIDSYSGKLSGQVDIILYNRAILPPILMDEKVGVFPIESVLYTIEVKTTLNATELKMAHESAKNIAHNFGYRPGLKGEDGKEKHHSIEKVRSVIFALNSDLSGNKLNEAERYRKLYGDDTAHIRAICVAGKEYWYDNGNYWIGFKDGQDYDEILAFIGGVTNTYREVSISRGQPCLGHYVIPEAKGFVATKSRDVASVTLTCEDCGIEGEMVPNIGQMNITINGAISSKESCPNCGGKMSSESGVYVFKSGQLIESNLG; the protein is encoded by the coding sequence ATGGCCGTAAAAAACCAGTATCAGGACTTGCTAAGATCTAAGATTGTATCTGCCATATCTCAAGCAAAAGCGGCGGCAGGCTTCTCACATCAAGGAGTAAAGGGCACAGTTCTTGAGTTGCTAATTAGCCAGCTATTTCAACCATTATTGCCAGCTGACGTCGGAGTGGGTACTGGGCAGATAATAGATAGCTATAGTGGGAAGCTTTCGGGGCAAGTAGACATTATTCTTTATAATAGGGCTATCTTGCCTCCAATACTGATGGACGAAAAAGTTGGTGTTTTCCCAATAGAGTCCGTTCTTTATACAATTGAAGTTAAGACGACGTTAAATGCTACCGAGCTAAAAATGGCGCACGAGAGTGCAAAAAATATAGCTCATAACTTTGGTTATCGTCCTGGTTTGAAAGGTGAAGATGGAAAGGAAAAGCATCACTCAATCGAGAAAGTAAGATCGGTTATATTCGCTCTTAATTCGGATCTTAGTGGCAATAAACTAAATGAGGCCGAGCGATATCGAAAATTATACGGCGACGATACAGCACACATAAGAGCTATTTGTGTTGCTGGAAAAGAATATTGGTACGATAACGGGAATTACTGGATAGGATTTAAGGATGGTCAGGATTACGATGAGATTCTTGCTTTTATTGGTGGTGTGACTAACACCTATAGAGAAGTTTCGATTAGTCGGGGTCAGCCTTGCTTAGGTCACTATGTCATTCCTGAGGCAAAAGGATTTGTTGCGACAAAATCTAGGGATGTAGCTTCGGTAACGCTGACCTGTGAAGATTGTGGCATTGAGGGTGAAATGGTCCCAAATATCGGCCAAATGAATATCACTATTAATGGGGCTATTTCATCAAAAGAAAGCTGTCCTAATTGCGGAGGCAAAATGTCTTCGGAGAGTGGTGTCTATGTTTTTAAAAGTGGGCAGCTTATTGAGAGCAACTTGGGCTAA
- the erdR gene encoding response regulator transcription factor ErdR — MAAYEILIADDHPLFRSALRQALTLSLGSTVRLVEAENIAELESCLQEKADWDLVLLDLNMPGAHGFSGLVLLRGQYPQVPVVMISAQEEATVMARAREFGASGFIPKSSPLEDIQKAVQIVLDGEVWWPAQTAATAAVTAEEKAASAGLASLTPQQFRVLTMVCDGLLNKQIAYDLNVSEATVKAHVTAIFRKLNVRTRTQAALLLQQMESIPQSE, encoded by the coding sequence ATGGCTGCCTATGAAATACTGATTGCAGATGACCACCCGCTCTTTCGCAGTGCTTTACGCCAAGCGCTGACGCTAAGCTTGGGAAGCACTGTACGCCTTGTTGAAGCTGAAAATATTGCTGAACTAGAAAGTTGCTTACAGGAAAAAGCAGATTGGGATTTAGTGCTACTTGATTTAAATATGCCAGGAGCACATGGTTTTTCTGGATTAGTGTTACTGCGGGGGCAGTATCCACAGGTACCAGTTGTCATGATTTCTGCGCAAGAAGAAGCAACTGTTATGGCCCGTGCGCGTGAATTTGGAGCCAGCGGTTTTATTCCTAAATCCAGTCCTCTAGAAGATATTCAAAAAGCTGTGCAGATTGTTTTGGATGGTGAAGTTTGGTGGCCAGCACAAACCGCTGCTACTGCTGCCGTGACCGCCGAAGAAAAGGCTGCCAGTGCTGGTTTAGCCAGCTTAACACCGCAACAGTTTCGCGTGCTGACCATGGTGTGTGATGGTTTGCTCAATAAGCAAATTGCCTATGACTTAAATGTCTCAGAAGCCACTGTCAAAGCCCACGTGACTGCTATTTTCCGCAAGCTGAATGTACGCACCCGCACTCAAGCAGCACTGCTCCTGCAGCAAATGGAATCCATTCCACAAAGCGAATAA
- a CDS encoding diacylglycerol kinase, whose product MSPFKGQSGVRRIINATGYSLAGLRAAFIGEAAFRQLLLLSAILIPVSFFLEVSAVERALMVAVCLLSLIIELFNSAIEAAIDRISLERHPLSKNAKDMGSAAQMIGMSMIAAVWAIILLG is encoded by the coding sequence ATGTCGCCATTTAAAGGCCAATCCGGTGTACGCCGTATCATCAATGCCACGGGCTATTCATTAGCCGGTTTGCGTGCCGCCTTTATTGGCGAAGCCGCTTTTCGTCAATTGCTCTTGCTCAGCGCCATTTTAATCCCCGTTAGTTTCTTCCTTGAAGTTTCCGCGGTAGAGCGCGCTTTAATGGTGGCGGTGTGTTTATTATCATTAATTATCGAGTTGTTTAACTCGGCCATTGAAGCGGCGATTGATCGTATTTCTTTAGAACGACATCCCTTGTCGAAAAACGCTAAAGATATGGGCAGTGCTGCACAAATGATCGGCATGAGCATGATTGCCGCTGTCTGGGCCATTATCCTGCTGGGCTAA
- a CDS encoding pilin: MNDTKGFTLIELMVVVAIIGILASVALPAYQVYVQRSEVVEAMSMASTIRENVTNFYVEQLDFPSDNGEAGVPQPNYLIGNRITGVVVESGAIHVTMGNKASKPLKGKVLSFRPAVVTGSPKSPIAWLCGYDEPVTGMQAVGDNKTDLDKEYLPAACRG, translated from the coding sequence ATGAATGATACAAAGGGTTTCACCTTAATCGAACTAATGGTGGTGGTTGCAATTATTGGCATACTCGCTTCTGTGGCGTTGCCAGCTTATCAAGTCTATGTACAACGAAGTGAAGTTGTAGAAGCTATGAGCATGGCCAGCACAATCAGAGAGAATGTCACAAACTTCTATGTCGAACAGCTCGATTTTCCTTCAGATAACGGGGAGGCAGGTGTTCCACAACCAAATTATTTGATTGGCAACCGTATTACCGGCGTTGTCGTTGAATCTGGTGCGATTCATGTCACGATGGGAAATAAGGCATCAAAGCCACTCAAAGGCAAGGTCTTGTCATTTAGGCCTGCTGTTGTTACCGGCAGCCCCAAAAGCCCTATTGCATGGTTGTGTGGATATGATGAGCCTGTAACAGGTATGCAAGCTGTAGGTGATAACAAGACTGACTTAGACAAAGAGTATTTGCCTGCAGCATGTCGCGGGTAA